The DNA segment CACACATGGTTTTTCAACGTCACAGACAGGAACATACACGCGGCAAAACCCAGCAGCGGTAAGAACACAAACAGCTTGCGTTTGCCGGTGCGGTCAGAGAGTGAAGAAAAGAGGAACATGCCTGCCATCGCTCCCACATAAGGGAGGATGGCCAACATGCCCACCTGCCCCATTGAGGTATGCGTCAGCTCTTTGAGGATGGTCGGCAGCCACAGGGTGTAGCCGTAAATACCGGTTTGATAAAAGAAGTTCAGCGCGATCAACTGCCACATGGTTTTATCGGACAGGACCGCACTCAGAGAGGCGTTTTTCACCTCTTTTCCGGCAATCGCGCGCTGCTCTTCGGCTAAGGTGGCGATCAGCCAATTTTTCTCTTTTTCCGAGATCCAGCGTGCCTCTTGTGGTCGGTCACACACCGCCATAACCCACAGAACCAGCACCGCCACCGACATCAAACCTTCAATAATGAACAGCCAGCGCCAGTCAAGCGCAGTGATAATCCAGCCCGAAAGCGGTGCCGTGATAATGCCGGCAATCGGCACAAACATAATCACAATCGCATTGGCGCGTCCGCGTTCCGCATCTGGGAACCAGTTGCTGATCATGGTGAGCACGACGGGCAGCATTCCCCCTTCCGCCACCCCGAGAGCAAAGCGCAGAAACAGGAGTTGGTAATGATTCGTCACCAAGCCGGTTAAAATGGAAATAACTACCCACGCAACCAGTGACCAGCCAATAAATTTTTTCCCGCTGCCATGCACGGCAATTTTTCCACCGGGAACTTGCAGGAATAAATAACCAATAAAAAAGATGCCGCCAGCTAAGCCTGCCATGGAGGCCGTAATACCGAGATCTGCATCCATGCCTCCAGGCATCGCAAACGCGATATTCACCCTATCCATATAGGAAATAATGCAGGCAATTAAGATCGGTGGAATTATTCTTAGCCATCGCTGACGAGGAATATCATTTGGTATATTATTTTTATGTAGGGTATCAGAGTTAGATTTCATAACTTCACGCCTTAATCATTATTGATACGGCCCGTACAGTGATATGCACAGATTTCCCCATTGACATGGGTTTATTTGGTGAAGACTTAATGCATTTAATCCATTAAAAAAAGATAAAGTTTTATTACTGATTTCGTGTCGCGATATTTAAAGCCTTAATTCCATCGCGCAATATATCAATACGATGTGCAACGCTGGCTTGCGGATCAATTTCTAATAGTTTAATTCCAGCAAAACTTAATGATTCCAATGGCGCTAACGCAAACATTTCAGACGCCAGTTCTACGGTCATTAAACTTTCAGCACAGTTAACCCGTGCGCTTGCGAACGGCGCAAAAGGCGCGTGTAAATCTTGCCAATCACCGTATGCGCCACCTGTCGTGGTGCCAGAAAACATCAACGCTTTGAGCACTCCGGCCTGCTGGCTTTGTTGCAGATGCTGTAATGGCAATTCCGTACTGCGTCCTTCAATCGCTGAACGAGCCCAGTTAATGGCTACCCCAACCTCTTTTTCCAATGCCTGTATCACCGCAATTTCCTGCTCTAAAGGCAAAAAGCCTTTGCGTGAATCAGATTTATTCATTGCGTCGCAGTGTTCAATCACCAGTTCGCACGGCCAGTCCCAGCGCACAATCTGCTGCATTGACTCAGCAAAGCATTCTGCCGCCAGCGCAACATCATCAGAGCCAGCCAATGGCGCAGACTGAATCTCCAAAGCGAGGATTTTCTTCATGCCAAAGCGATCGTTGGTACGGTTAATTTTATTCAAAATATGGCGATAGTATTCAACGCAGGCCAAGCGCTGCGCTTTATCTGCCGAAGCTAAACCAAAGCCACCATGCCCTGCACGACGGCGCATCGTTTCCATGACGGCGGTAACAACAATTTGCCAGTCCGCGGGGATCTGTTGAAATAAATAGTCATCGCCATATGGATGAAGGTTTTCTAAACAAGGCTGTTCAATCCCACTAATTCCCTCAACGTCCGCAAGGCCACGCCAGAACGCCGTCTCTTGATCGCGGTCGAGTTGATGAAATGAAGGTGCGCAGGGGTATGCCCCGACGATAAAGCCGTGATTATGATTCATTGAAAATTATCCCTTGGTGGTGGAAATAATGAATACTTTAAATAAGCTCGCTCAGTGCGACTTTTACGACAACTTTACGAATTGGCGTCGCTTTATTTTTTATACATCCGGGACGATGAACATCTTGTGGGAAGAAAATAGCATAGCTTCCCTCGGTCATCGTTAATTCTGATTCATCATTCACATCGTGATAAAAAATAATATCTCGCTCAGCTAATAATGATTCAGATATTTTATTATTTCCGCGTTCCGCCGCAACGCAGATAATTTCTTCACCCTTGGCTAAAAAT comes from the Hafnia alvei genome and includes:
- a CDS encoding DUF4862 family protein, translating into MNHNHGFIVGAYPCAPSFHQLDRDQETAFWRGLADVEGISGIEQPCLENLHPYGDDYLFQQIPADWQIVVTAVMETMRRRAGHGGFGLASADKAQRLACVEYYRHILNKINRTNDRFGMKKILALEIQSAPLAGSDDVALAAECFAESMQQIVRWDWPCELVIEHCDAMNKSDSRKGFLPLEQEIAVIQALEKEVGVAINWARSAIEGRSTELPLQHLQQSQQAGVLKALMFSGTTTGGAYGDWQDLHAPFAPFASARVNCAESLMTVELASEMFALAPLESLSFAGIKLLEIDPQASVAHRIDILRDGIKALNIATRNQ
- a CDS encoding YhcH/YjgK/YiaL family protein translates to MIFGHISNENPCVLPTAIQRALNFLRTTDFSQQKVGEVEIDGRNIYAQIIDMTTRPKKDNHPEVHRRYIDIQFLAKGEEIICVAAERGNNKISESLLAERDIIFYHDVNDESELTMTEGSYAIFFPQDVHRPGCIKNKATPIRKVVVKVALSELI
- a CDS encoding MFS transporter; amino-acid sequence: MKSNSDTLHKNNIPNDIPRQRWLRIIPPILIACIISYMDRVNIAFAMPGGMDADLGITASMAGLAGGIFFIGYLFLQVPGGKIAVHGSGKKFIGWSLVAWVVISILTGLVTNHYQLLFLRFALGVAEGGMLPVVLTMISNWFPDAERGRANAIVIMFVPIAGIITAPLSGWIITALDWRWLFIIEGLMSVAVLVLWVMAVCDRPQEARWISEKEKNWLIATLAEEQRAIAGKEVKNASLSAVLSDKTMWQLIALNFFYQTGIYGYTLWLPTILKELTHTSMGQVGMLAILPYVGAMAGMFLFSSLSDRTGKRKLFVFLPLLGFAACMFLSVTLKNHVWWSYAMLVGCGVFLQSAAGVFWTIPAKLFSAEMAGGARGVINALGNLGGFCGPYAVGLLITYYNKDAGVYCLALSLAIAALLALLLPAKCDVPTQSGAQLPEGKRTAA